The following coding sequences are from one Melanotaenia boesemani isolate fMelBoe1 chromosome 17, fMelBoe1.pri, whole genome shotgun sequence window:
- the sync gene encoding syncoilin, translating into MDYLDDDISSTGFEPLFIKEEERDPDRTMVEQREGHENPSGLTGTQLKQSALIKPCLQEMDELLRSCEELTGISFGSQYSTTYAEANLSESSYGETRASPHDYLSTSYIDTHVDGADAEEEKKLGTIINRYGVPRQTEMPLTSAGNKLSENMVEYEGQLLGMLAMLENCMEEAGMDFEPKDWVGNSGQEYINIRKNSHHYQPLELETQPMQAKSFKSSGDNMRMTAGSATNGSQPSLLSGWEKSVSFPVERPETQGHLKRDQGVHDTQMSFPGQQIYADNTKQDPIYCEGIKARCMFHEGTDHGEVTEVGHEFKMEAIDLGSGMNELKALGSKMEDCLVGVQQLEKKRKELLVEVLQLRGNKEREEADGAKEEEAEEVIDNKVVELMKVIKREEEGRREERKREIHSLKEERAEEERKMWKINLERQGLQEELRKQRRRLFAAARDCAHSQAALNNQRREVELLKREKEQLNSLLNQLTEESYKLRSTQQQQLSELQAKLHAQSSSQTSNSQGELTECRRSSCGDVQQYLEGGLKALEDRFEPILSALLKRREATAGALVKAKEEAQALKAQLTPLREETQKLQLQRACLEEKLKLLHIQRCEDVGRYKEAVYCLEESGRELKTELEIQKRKTKEMEELRDSLAMQLLLHRAAIKDQKEHDPEDKT; encoded by the exons ATGGATTACTTGGATGACGACATTTCAtcaactgggtttgagccactctTCATCAAAGAGGAGGAACGAGATCCAGACAGAACCATGGTGGAACAAAGAGAAGGCCACGAAAACCCATCAGGATTAACCGGAACACAGCTCAAACAGTCAGCTTTAATAAAACCGTGTCTACAGGAGATGGATGAGTTACTGAGGAGCTGTGAAGAGCTCACAGGGATTTCCTTTGGCTCTCAGTACTCGACAACCTACGCTGAGGCGAATCTAAGTGAGTCAAGTTATGGAGAGACACGAGCGTCTCCCCATGACTATCTGTCCACTAGCTACATCGACACGCATGTGGATGGAGCTGAtgcagaagaagagaagaaattgGGAACCATCATTAACAGGTATGGAGTTCCTCGGCAGACAGAGATGCCTCTCACCTCAGCAGGTAACAAACTGAGTGAAAATATGGTGGAGTATGAGGGCCAGCTGTTGGGAATGCTAGCTATGCTTGAGAACTGTATGGAAGAGGCCGGCATGGACTTTGAGCCGAAGGACTGGGTGGGAAATTCAGGCCAAGAATACATAAACATCAGGAAGAATAGCCATCATTATCAGCCTCTCGAGTTGGAGACCCAGCCAATGCAGGCTAAATCCTTTAAATCATCCGGGGACAACATGAGAATGACAGCAGGTTCTGCAACAAATGGAAGCCAGCCAAGTCTTTTGTCTGGCTGGGAGAAATCGGTCAGCTTCCCAGTGGAGAGACCAGAGACGCAAGGTCATTTAAAAAGAGATCAAGGAGTTCATGACACACAAATGAGCTTTCCAGGGCAACAGATATATGCAGATAATACCAAACAAGATCCAATATACTGTGAGGGGATAAAAGCAAGATGTATGTTTCATGAAGGTACAGATCACGGAGAAGTCACTGAAGTAGGACATGAATTCAAGATGGAAGCCATAGATCTAGGATCTGGCATGAATGAGTTAAAGGCTTTGGGGTCTAAGATGGAGGACTGTCTGGTGGGGGTGCAGCAGttagaaaagaagaggaaggagCTGCTGGTGGAGGTGCTGCAGCTAAGgggaaataaagaaagagagGAGGCAGATGGGGCAAAGGAAGAAGAGGCAGAGGAAGTGATTGACAACAAAGTGGTAGAGCTGATGAAAGTTATCAAGAGGGAAGAGGAAGGAAGaagggaggagagaaagagggagataCACAGCCTCAAAGAGGAGAgggcagaggaggagaggaagatgtGGAAGATAAACTTGGAGAGACAAGGGCTGCAGGAGGAGCTCAGGAAGCAAAGGAGGCGGCTGTTTGCAGCGGCTCGGGACTGTGCCCACAGTCAGGCAGCCCTGAACAACCAGCGGCGGGAGGTGGAGCTGCTCAAGAGAGAAAAG GAACAGCTGAACTCCCTGTTGAATCAGCTGACAGAGGAGAGCTACAAGCTCAGGTcgacccagcagcagcagctttcagAGCTACAAGCAAAGCTGCACGCCCAGAGCTCCAGTCAGACCTCCAACTCTCAGGGGGAGCTGACCGAGTGCAGGAGGAGTTCCTGCGGTGATGTCCAGCAGTATCTGGAGGGTGGGCTGAAAGCACTGGAGGACAG GTTTGAGCCCATTTTATCGGCACTGCTGAAGAGGAGAGAGGCGACAGCTGGCGCATTGGTGAAAGCAAAAGAGGAGGCCCAAGCACTGAAGGCCCAGCTGACACCTCTGAGGGAGGAAACCCAAAAGCTGCAACTGCAGAGGGCTTGTTTGGAGGAGAAACTCAAACTCCTTCACATACAGAGATGCGAGGATGTGGGACGGTATAAG GAAGCAGTGTATTGTCTGGAGGAGAGCGGCAGGGAGCTGAAGACCGAGTTAGAgattcaaaagagaaaaaccaaaGAGATGGAGGAGTTGAGAGACAGCCTTGCCATGCAACTCCTGCTTCACAG GGCTGCCATTAAGGACCAAAAGGAGCACGACCCCGAAGACAAAACATAG